The region CCGGGCTCACCGCGGCCGGACAGGTCACCAGCTACGTCGCCACCAAGCACGCGGTGGTCGGGTTGTCGATGGCGCTGCGGTCGGAGGCGGTCCCGCGCGGCGTCGGAGTGCTCGTCGTGTGCCCGGCTGCGGTGGAGACGCCGATACTGGACAAGGGCGCCGTCGGCGGCTTCGTCGGCCGGGACTACTTCCTGCAGAACCAGGGCAAGGCCTATGACGCCGACCAGCTGGCCCGCGACACCCTGCGCGCCATCGAACGCAACAAAGCCATCCTCGTCAAACCCGCTGTGGCGCATGCCCAGTGGTGGTTCGCGCGGCTGGCGCCGGTGCTGATGAACCGGATGGCCATGCGATTCGTCGCCGGACAGCGGACCCGCCAGGGCGACCGATCCCAGTCGGCGGCGCCCGGCTCGGGATAGGGTTACGGTCGGCATCCGGAGCATTCCGTGGCACCCGTGGGCGCAGAGCCGGGAAGGCGTGCATGACCGACGAATTCACCGACACCCAGAAGCGCGCCCTGGCCGTCGTGACGGTGATCGCGCTCGGATTCGGGGCCTACTTCCTGCGCGAATACGTGCTGCTGCTGGCCATCGCCGCGGTGCTCGCCTACCTGTTCCGGCCGCTGTATGTGCGCCTGCGGAAGCGGATGAACGTCGGGTTGTCGGCGACGGCGACGCTGCTGGCGGCCATCCTGACCGTCGCCGTGCCGCTGGCCGGTGTCGGAGTGCTGGCGTTCCTCCAGATCAGCCAGATGGTGACGGCGGTCGGACACTGGGCGGAGCAGACCGACTTCACGGCACTGGCGCAGCGACTGCTCGACTCGGTGAACCAAGTGCTGCACCGCATTCCGTTCGTCGACGTCACGCTGACGCAGGAATCGGTGCGTGATGCGGCGGCGAAGCTCGGGCAGAACGCCGGCCAGATCGCGCTCGGGGTGGCCCGGAACTCGGTGGGCGGAATCACCGCCGCCGTGGCGGGACTGGTGCTCTTCCTCTACGTCTTCATCGCGCTGATCACCAGCGGCGACAAGGTCGTGGCGTTGTTTCGCGATCTGAATCCGTTGGGCGAGAGGGTTTCCGACATCTATCTGGCCAAGATGGGGGCCATGGTGTCGGCGACGGTGAAGGGTCAGTTCATCATCGCCGTCTGCCAAGGCGTGGCCGGGGCGATCTCGGTCTACATCGGCGGCATCCACGACGGCTTCTTCATGTTCGTCATCTTCTTGACCGCGCTGTCGTTCATTCCGCTGGG is a window of Mycolicibacterium chubuense NBB4 DNA encoding:
- a CDS encoding SDR family NAD(P)-dependent oxidoreductase; its protein translation is MSFAGKHAIVTGAGSGIGAALCRALDQAGAHVLCTDVDEAAAEATRAALSSRAGAARLDVTDAAAVQAAVDAVVDRAGRLDLMFNNAGIVWGGDTELLTLDQWNAIIDVDLRGVVHGVAAAYPQMLRQGHGHIVNTASMAGLTAAGQVTSYVATKHAVVGLSMALRSEAVPRGVGVLVVCPAAVETPILDKGAVGGFVGRDYFLQNQGKAYDADQLARDTLRAIERNKAILVKPAVAHAQWWFARLAPVLMNRMAMRFVAGQRTRQGDRSQSAAPGSG
- a CDS encoding AI-2E family transporter: MTDEFTDTQKRALAVVTVIALGFGAYFLREYVLLLAIAAVLAYLFRPLYVRLRKRMNVGLSATATLLAAILTVAVPLAGVGVLAFLQISQMVTAVGHWAEQTDFTALAQRLLDSVNQVLHRIPFVDVTLTQESVRDAAAKLGQNAGQIALGVARNSVGGITAAVAGLVLFLYVFIALITSGDKVVALFRDLNPLGERVSDIYLAKMGAMVSATVKGQFIIAVCQGVAGAISVYIGGIHDGFFMFVIFLTALSFIPLGGGIVTIPLGIGMAVFGNVAGGLFVVAFHLLVVTNIDNALRPFLVPRSAHLHPALMLLAVFAGLRMFGFWGIVLGPVLMIVIVTTISVYLAVYKGAPMESIAGTRAEPFDDAAERQTPWWRRLLPGTSKPASEPASGPVKSDET